The proteins below come from a single Beutenbergia cavernae DSM 12333 genomic window:
- a CDS encoding GNAT family N-acetyltransferase, translating to MDLFSPASRDDAISLILTHRPQPDTPGQRLLFEQPSLGRVFDNGQRAPERVWAVRGSDPGAHGLVAGRLLGDLALVDMIALPADDDAAALLAHAATSWARSAEEAVVSFESAAVTDTLDDPAVTRVVETFGAVGWQVRVTRRHYQLGAEVAAPHSAAVPLSMNLEQARPGDEQRLTDLLTRVLPGSLDVSDRELVAQHGLAAAAAQQVDDLLEDDPVECIRIATIAGADVGLISWRLMPRGRGYVLTVGVAVEHRGRGLAGELVAAATRDLVAAGAHTLIADTDDENVGMIRGFARAGWQPTEARIDLTLV from the coding sequence ATGGACCTGTTCTCCCCGGCGTCACGCGACGACGCCATCTCTCTGATCCTGACCCATCGGCCCCAGCCCGACACTCCCGGGCAGCGGCTGCTGTTCGAGCAGCCCTCGCTCGGCCGCGTCTTCGACAACGGGCAACGCGCACCGGAGCGGGTCTGGGCCGTGCGAGGCTCCGACCCCGGCGCACACGGGCTCGTGGCGGGCCGCCTGCTCGGCGACCTGGCGCTCGTCGACATGATCGCTCTCCCGGCCGACGACGACGCGGCGGCGCTGCTCGCCCACGCGGCGACGTCGTGGGCCCGCTCGGCGGAGGAGGCGGTGGTGTCGTTCGAGTCGGCCGCCGTCACCGACACGCTCGACGACCCTGCGGTGACGCGGGTGGTCGAGACGTTCGGTGCCGTCGGGTGGCAGGTGCGCGTCACCCGACGGCACTACCAGCTCGGCGCGGAGGTGGCGGCGCCCCACAGCGCAGCCGTACCGCTCTCGATGAACCTCGAGCAGGCGCGGCCGGGTGACGAGCAGCGGTTGACCGACCTGCTCACTCGGGTGCTGCCCGGCTCGCTCGACGTCAGCGACCGTGAGCTCGTGGCGCAGCACGGGCTCGCCGCGGCAGCGGCACAGCAGGTCGACGACCTGCTCGAGGACGACCCGGTGGAGTGCATCAGGATCGCGACGATCGCGGGGGCCGACGTCGGCCTCATCTCCTGGCGGCTCATGCCCCGCGGGCGCGGTTACGTGCTCACGGTGGGAGTCGCCGTCGAGCATCGTGGCCGCGGCCTGGCGGGCGAGCTGGTCGCAGCCGCGACCCGGGACCTCGTCGCGGCGGGCGCGCACACGCTCATCGCCGACACCGACGACGAGAACGTCGGCATGATCCGCGGGTTCGCGCGAGCGGGTTGGCAGCCGACCGAGGCGCGGATCGACCTCACCCTCGTCTGA
- the tadA gene encoding tRNA adenosine(34) deaminase TadA, whose protein sequence is MDHEEAIGLALELARGALETDDVPVGAVVLGPDGEVIGRGANRREADDDPTAHAEMIAIREAAAALGQWRLEGCTLAVTLEPCTMCAGATVLARLPRLVFGAYDPKAGAAGSVTDVVRDPRLNHRVEVTGGVREAECGEELRAFFRARRRPTAADPPS, encoded by the coding sequence GTGGACCACGAGGAGGCGATCGGCCTCGCGCTCGAGCTCGCGCGCGGTGCCCTGGAGACGGACGACGTGCCGGTGGGCGCCGTCGTCCTCGGTCCCGACGGCGAGGTGATCGGCCGCGGGGCGAATCGTCGCGAGGCCGACGACGACCCGACGGCGCACGCCGAGATGATCGCCATCCGGGAGGCTGCCGCGGCCCTCGGCCAGTGGCGGCTCGAGGGATGCACGCTCGCCGTGACGCTCGAGCCGTGCACGATGTGCGCCGGCGCGACGGTTCTCGCCCGGCTGCCGCGGCTCGTGTTCGGCGCCTACGACCCGAAGGCCGGAGCGGCGGGGTCCGTGACCGACGTCGTCCGCGACCCGCGCCTCAACCACCGCGTGGAGGTCACGGGCGGCGTGCGGGAGGCGGAGTGCGGCGAGGAGCTGCGCGCCTTCTTCCGCGCCCGGCGGCGCCCGACGGCCGCGGATCCGCCGTCGTGA
- a CDS encoding sigma-70 family RNA polymerase sigma factor translates to MSTTAPTVADVDALRGRLTGYCYRMLGSAADTDDAVQETVIRAVGNLERFDPGRAALSTWVHAIATRVCLDMLRGARRRALATDLGPAASGGDIGAPLPAEAFVEPMPDSRLLEAQDPGDAVVARETVRLAFVAALQRLPPRQRAVLVLRDVLAFSAREVADALGVSVAAANSALQRARATLEAHRPDPVDLAEPDDAGQRDLLRRYVAAFEAHDVAGLTALLREDATTSMPPFAWWLRGGALIASLVAGNDECAHDRLLVTRVNGGLGFGQYRPDDAGRLRPFALVGVEVVGGRIARTVTFLGAADRFGEFGLPLEWSTPDR, encoded by the coding sequence GTGAGCACGACCGCCCCGACCGTGGCTGACGTCGACGCCCTGCGCGGGCGTCTCACCGGGTACTGCTACCGCATGCTCGGCAGCGCTGCCGACACCGACGACGCCGTGCAGGAGACGGTGATCCGCGCCGTCGGCAACCTGGAGCGCTTCGACCCCGGGCGCGCCGCGCTCTCGACGTGGGTGCACGCGATCGCGACGCGGGTCTGCCTCGACATGCTGCGGGGAGCGCGGCGCCGGGCGCTCGCCACGGACCTCGGGCCGGCCGCGAGCGGTGGGGACATCGGCGCGCCGCTGCCGGCGGAGGCGTTCGTCGAGCCGATGCCGGACTCCCGGCTCCTCGAGGCCCAGGATCCGGGCGACGCCGTCGTGGCGCGCGAGACCGTGCGCCTCGCGTTCGTCGCCGCGCTGCAGCGACTGCCGCCCCGGCAGCGGGCGGTCCTCGTGCTGCGCGACGTCCTCGCGTTCAGCGCGCGGGAGGTGGCCGACGCGCTGGGTGTCTCCGTCGCCGCCGCGAACAGCGCGCTGCAGCGGGCTCGGGCCACGCTGGAGGCGCACCGGCCGGATCCCGTCGACCTCGCCGAGCCCGACGACGCCGGCCAGCGGGACCTGCTGCGTCGCTACGTCGCCGCGTTCGAGGCGCACGACGTCGCCGGTCTCACGGCGCTGCTACGCGAGGACGCGACCACGTCCATGCCGCCGTTTGCGTGGTGGCTGCGCGGCGGGGCGCTGATCGCGTCGCTCGTCGCGGGGAACGACGAGTGCGCGCACGATCGGCTCCTCGTGACGCGCGTCAACGGAGGGCTCGGGTTCGGGCAGTACCGACCCGACGACGCCGGCCGGTTGCGTCCGTTCGCGCTCGTGGGCGTGGAGGTGGTCGGGGGCCGGATCGCGCGCACCGTGACGTTCCTCGGCGCGGCGGACCGCTTCGGGGAGTTCGGGCTGCCGCTGGAGTGGTCGACGCCCGACCGATGA
- a CDS encoding maleylpyruvate isomerase family mycothiol-dependent enzyme, with translation MADTGRIIAETRAERARLVGILEGLAPAQWAAPSLCDGWRVREVVAHITMPYRIGGLGYLAGLARAGFRFHVYADRAARADTARMDDAALLASLRDNIDHPWRPPGGGALGALSHDVIHGLDITEPLGLPGPPAERVALVLAESKAKQYAYFGVDLDGVRLEATDADVAIGDGRTVRMPVRDVLLVVTGRSPMPAPAG, from the coding sequence ATGGCCGACACCGGCCGCATCATCGCCGAGACCCGGGCCGAGCGCGCCCGGCTCGTCGGCATCCTCGAGGGCCTCGCGCCTGCTCAGTGGGCCGCGCCGTCGCTGTGCGACGGCTGGCGGGTCCGCGAGGTCGTCGCCCACATCACGATGCCGTACCGGATCGGCGGCCTCGGCTACCTCGCGGGACTGGCACGGGCCGGGTTCCGGTTCCACGTCTACGCGGACCGCGCGGCCCGCGCCGACACCGCTCGCATGGACGACGCCGCGCTGCTCGCCTCGCTCCGCGACAACATCGATCACCCCTGGCGGCCGCCGGGCGGTGGCGCGCTCGGGGCGCTCAGCCACGACGTGATCCACGGGCTCGACATCACCGAACCGCTCGGCCTCCCCGGGCCGCCCGCCGAGCGCGTCGCGCTCGTGCTGGCCGAGAGCAAGGCCAAGCAGTACGCCTACTTCGGCGTGGACCTCGACGGCGTGCGGCTGGAGGCCACGGACGCCGACGTCGCGATCGGTGACGGCCGCACGGTCCGGATGCCGGTGCGCGACGTGCTGCTCGTCGTCACGGGACGGAGCCCGATGCCGGCGCCCGCGGGCTGA
- a CDS encoding ArsR/SmtB family transcription factor — translation MPFEHEPTSTSSLASLRALSHPLRLRIVELLDDVGPLTATEVAAQLADTPSNCSFHLRVLAREGLVEEAPGGRGRARPWRLVRRDVDVRTDDLDDDGRAQLRAVVVALAERFRTHALAWLDRRGEFSPAWREAATSRHLLLRLAPEELQDINERVTELLAPYVERDDDAVPADARSVALTIATLPVLPPRA, via the coding sequence ATGCCTTTCGAGCATGAGCCCACGAGCACCTCCTCGCTCGCGTCCCTGCGGGCGCTCAGCCACCCGCTGCGCCTGCGGATCGTCGAGCTGCTCGACGACGTCGGCCCGCTCACCGCGACCGAGGTCGCGGCTCAGCTCGCCGACACCCCCTCCAACTGCTCGTTCCACCTACGGGTCCTCGCCCGGGAGGGCCTCGTCGAGGAGGCGCCCGGCGGCCGGGGACGAGCGCGCCCCTGGCGGCTCGTCCGTCGCGACGTCGACGTACGCACCGACGACCTGGACGACGACGGCCGCGCCCAGCTCCGCGCCGTCGTCGTCGCCCTCGCCGAGCGGTTCCGCACGCACGCCCTCGCCTGGCTCGACCGCCGCGGCGAGTTTTCCCCGGCCTGGCGCGAGGCCGCCACCTCCCGGCACCTGCTGCTCCGGCTCGCCCCTGAGGAGCTCCAGGACATCAACGAGCGCGTCACGGAGCTGCTCGCCCCCTACGTCGAGCGCGACGACGACGCCGTGCCCGCCGATGCCCGTTCGGTCGCGCTCACGATCGCCACGCTCCCCGTCCTCCCACCCCGAGCTTGA
- a CDS encoding S9 family peptidase, translating to MHTFDDFVPRRRFQDAVALSPDGTLVAYSAHDDGAYSLLVRPVAGGEPRRLARFDDRSVRAVAWSPSGDRLAFSADRDGDEQTQIFVVGADGGDPVRLTDRDDRQYGLAEQPFTPDGATLVYSGNDRDESASDVLVHDLATSQVRRIEMAPGITAPVDVSPDGRLLTVLVLHSNSDSDVAVVDLAGGADAVRTVASHEGAVRHLPGPWLADSSGFWLRTDRDAEFLALATCTLDGDVEVVHAPDADVELVTTAHGRTAWVVNEPGGFVPFVRDEPSAESSAEPRRVDLPAGVLDVAELAPDGVTLVGLWGSGVRPRELVAIDLDAARLQYLTDSRPPAILEGAPAAPVAITYPTHDGRDVPAWLYRPSSAMGDGPFPVLLSVHGGPEAQERAEYNYSGLYQYLLSRGIGVLAPNVRGSTGYGASYQKLIQRDWGGGELGDLEHAVRYLRTLEWVDGDAIAVFGGSFGGFAALSCLSRLPELFAAGVSVVGPSNLVTVGRSVPATWRPLIRAWLGDPDDDHDFLMSRSPITYADQIVAPLFVVQGAKDPRVVQAESDQIVDALRARDVVVRYDVYEDEGHGFTKRENEIQALGDVADFLVEHLRPAVVTSR from the coding sequence ATGCACACGTTCGACGACTTCGTCCCACGCCGGCGGTTCCAGGACGCCGTCGCGCTCAGCCCCGACGGCACCCTCGTCGCGTACAGCGCGCACGACGACGGCGCCTACTCGCTGCTCGTCCGTCCCGTCGCCGGCGGCGAGCCGCGCCGGCTCGCCCGGTTCGACGACCGCTCGGTGCGCGCCGTCGCGTGGTCGCCGTCGGGGGACCGGCTCGCGTTCTCGGCCGACCGCGACGGCGACGAGCAGACGCAGATCTTCGTCGTCGGGGCGGACGGCGGTGACCCGGTGCGACTGACCGACCGGGACGACCGGCAGTACGGGCTCGCGGAGCAGCCGTTCACCCCGGACGGCGCGACGCTCGTCTACTCCGGCAACGACCGCGACGAGTCCGCCTCGGACGTGCTCGTCCACGACCTCGCGACCTCGCAGGTGCGCCGCATCGAGATGGCGCCGGGCATCACCGCGCCGGTGGACGTGTCGCCGGACGGGCGCCTGCTGACCGTGCTCGTGCTGCACTCCAACTCCGACAGCGACGTCGCCGTCGTCGACCTGGCGGGCGGCGCCGACGCCGTCCGCACCGTCGCGAGCCACGAGGGCGCCGTACGGCACCTGCCCGGCCCATGGCTCGCGGACTCCTCCGGCTTCTGGCTCCGCACGGACCGCGACGCGGAGTTCCTCGCGCTCGCCACGTGCACGCTCGACGGCGACGTCGAGGTGGTGCACGCACCCGACGCTGATGTCGAGCTCGTGACGACGGCGCACGGGCGCACCGCGTGGGTCGTCAACGAGCCCGGGGGGTTCGTGCCCTTCGTCCGCGACGAGCCGAGCGCCGAGTCGAGCGCCGAGCCGCGTCGCGTCGACCTGCCGGCCGGCGTGCTCGACGTCGCTGAGCTGGCCCCGGACGGCGTGACGCTCGTCGGGCTGTGGGGCAGCGGCGTACGTCCCCGCGAGCTCGTCGCGATCGACCTCGACGCCGCGCGGCTGCAATACCTGACCGACAGCCGGCCGCCGGCGATCCTCGAGGGTGCGCCCGCCGCCCCGGTCGCGATCACGTACCCGACCCACGACGGCCGCGACGTGCCCGCCTGGCTGTACCGGCCGTCGTCGGCCATGGGTGACGGCCCGTTCCCCGTGCTGCTCTCCGTGCACGGCGGGCCGGAGGCGCAGGAGCGCGCGGAGTACAACTACTCGGGCCTGTACCAGTACCTGCTCTCGCGCGGCATCGGTGTGCTCGCGCCGAACGTGCGCGGCTCGACCGGCTACGGCGCGAGCTACCAGAAGCTCATCCAGCGGGACTGGGGCGGCGGCGAGCTGGGCGATCTCGAGCACGCCGTGCGCTACCTGCGCACGCTGGAGTGGGTCGACGGCGATGCGATCGCCGTGTTCGGCGGCTCGTTCGGCGGGTTCGCGGCGCTGTCGTGCCTGTCGCGGCTGCCGGAGCTGTTCGCCGCCGGCGTCTCGGTGGTCGGCCCGTCCAACCTCGTCACGGTCGGACGGTCGGTGCCGGCGACCTGGCGTCCGCTGATCCGCGCCTGGCTCGGAGACCCCGACGACGACCACGACTTCCTCATGTCACGCTCGCCCATCACGTACGCCGACCAGATCGTGGCCCCGCTGTTCGTCGTCCAGGGCGCGAAGGACCCGCGCGTCGTGCAGGCGGAGAGCGACCAGATCGTCGACGCGCTCCGGGCCCGGGACGTGGTGGTCCGCTACGACGTGTACGAGGACGAGGGGCACGGCTTCACGAAGCGGGAGAACGAGATCCAGGCGCTGGGCGACGTCGCCGACTTCCTCGTCGAGCACCTCAGGCCCGCCGTCGTCACCTCCAGGTGA
- a CDS encoding YeiH family protein — protein sequence MPEPTIAATPAPAPGRGNAVVRDEAHEPSGARGRRLPWLAGLALAVAIAAPATLVGRAFPLLGAPVCAILLGAVVAAALRGRAAATLKPGLAVASRPVLQLGVILLGAQLSLAEVARVGADAVPVMLVTLAVCLLAAWALGRAMRVESDLRTLIGVGTAICGASAIAAVTGVLRPASEKVAYALSTVFVFNIAAALAFPPLGHALGLDAHTFGVLAGTAVNDMSSVVAAATAFGPDAAHDAVVVKLTRTLMIVPICAVLGVVVARRGRRGATAGGTDAGDGGTGRRALLRAVPWFLLGFLALAGANSAGLVPTSASAALTTAAGFLVTVALAAIGLSTDLAGLRRAGARPLLLGGALSLIVTGTSLAMLTWR from the coding sequence GTGCCCGAGCCGACCATCGCCGCGACCCCCGCACCCGCACCCGGGCGGGGGAACGCCGTCGTCCGCGACGAAGCGCACGAGCCGTCGGGTGCGCGTGGCCGACGCCTCCCCTGGCTCGCCGGTCTGGCCCTCGCCGTGGCGATCGCCGCGCCGGCGACGCTCGTCGGGCGGGCGTTCCCGCTCCTCGGCGCACCGGTCTGCGCGATCCTGCTCGGCGCCGTCGTCGCCGCGGCGCTCCGCGGCAGGGCCGCGGCCACGCTCAAGCCCGGCCTCGCCGTCGCCAGCCGGCCCGTGCTCCAGCTCGGCGTGATCCTGCTGGGCGCCCAGCTGTCGCTCGCGGAGGTCGCGCGCGTCGGCGCCGACGCCGTGCCCGTCATGCTCGTCACGCTCGCCGTCTGCCTCCTCGCCGCGTGGGCGCTCGGCCGGGCGATGCGCGTCGAGTCCGACCTGCGCACGCTCATCGGCGTGGGCACAGCGATCTGCGGCGCGTCGGCGATCGCTGCCGTCACCGGCGTCCTGCGGCCCGCGAGCGAGAAGGTCGCTTACGCCCTGTCCACCGTGTTCGTCTTCAACATCGCAGCGGCTCTCGCGTTCCCGCCGCTCGGGCACGCCCTCGGTCTCGACGCGCACACGTTCGGCGTCCTCGCCGGCACGGCCGTCAACGACATGTCGTCGGTCGTGGCCGCCGCCACCGCGTTCGGGCCGGATGCCGCGCACGACGCCGTCGTCGTCAAGCTCACCCGCACCCTGATGATCGTGCCGATCTGCGCGGTCCTCGGCGTCGTCGTCGCCCGGCGCGGACGGCGCGGCGCCACCGCCGGCGGGACGGACGCCGGCGACGGCGGCACGGGTCGGCGGGCGCTGCTGCGCGCCGTCCCGTGGTTCCTCCTCGGGTTCCTCGCGCTCGCCGGGGCGAACAGCGCCGGCCTGGTGCCGACGTCGGCGAGTGCCGCGCTCACGACCGCCGCGGGATTCCTCGTGACCGTCGCGCTCGCGGCGATCGGCCTGTCGACCGACCTGGCCGGGCTGCGCCGCGCGGGAGCGCGCCCCCTGCTCCTCGGGGGCGCGCTCTCGCTCATCGTGACCGGCACGAGCCTGGCGATGCTCACCTGGAGGTGA
- a CDS encoding LysR family transcriptional regulator → MEEARGGRGRGATLDELRLLVDVADQGSISAAARAQLISQPSASARMRTLERRLGLELVDRRTRGAELTEHGRVVTDWARAVVAAADTLVTGAEALAARRDEHLRLAASQTVAEYLVPGWLAELRRRDGEHATRLRVANSRDVVAALRARDVDLGFVEGPSVPADLRSREVATDRLVLVVAPDHPLARRRRPLTREDLAALPLASREDGSGTRDTVRRALGRDMAPPAVELDSNAAVKVVVVSGGFAAVMSELAVAAELRDGRLVEAPLEGVDLRRSLRAVWRRDAGLSRAAEAMIAVAGGRRR, encoded by the coding sequence ATGGAGGAAGCCAGAGGCGGGCGCGGCCGCGGGGCCACGCTGGACGAGCTCCGGCTGCTCGTCGACGTGGCGGACCAGGGCAGCATCTCGGCAGCGGCGCGGGCGCAGCTCATCAGCCAGCCGTCGGCGAGCGCACGGATGCGCACGCTCGAACGCCGGCTCGGGCTCGAGCTGGTCGACCGACGCACGCGGGGCGCCGAGCTGACGGAGCACGGTCGCGTCGTGACCGACTGGGCGCGCGCCGTCGTCGCGGCGGCCGACACGCTGGTGACCGGCGCCGAGGCCCTCGCGGCCCGCCGCGACGAGCACCTCCGCCTCGCCGCGAGCCAGACGGTGGCCGAGTACCTCGTGCCCGGCTGGCTCGCTGAGCTGCGGCGCCGCGACGGCGAGCACGCGACCCGGCTGCGTGTGGCGAACTCGCGCGACGTCGTCGCCGCGCTGCGCGCCCGGGACGTCGACCTGGGGTTCGTCGAGGGGCCGAGCGTGCCCGCGGACCTGCGCTCGCGGGAGGTCGCGACGGACCGGCTCGTGCTCGTCGTGGCGCCGGACCACCCGCTGGCGCGACGCCGTCGGCCGCTGACGCGGGAGGACCTGGCGGCCCTGCCGCTCGCATCCCGCGAGGACGGGTCCGGGACGCGGGACACCGTGCGTCGGGCGCTCGGCCGCGACATGGCGCCGCCGGCCGTGGAGCTCGACTCGAACGCGGCGGTCAAGGTGGTCGTCGTCTCCGGCGGGTTCGCCGCGGTGATGAGCGAGCTCGCCGTCGCGGCGGAGCTGCGCGACGGGCGGCTCGTCGAGGCGCCGCTCGAGGGGGTCGACCTGCGGCGGTCGCTGCGGGCGGTGTGGCGGCGGGACGCGGGGCTGTCGCGGGCGGCAGAGGCGATGATCGCCGTCGCGGGCGGCCGGCGGCGCTGA
- a CDS encoding fluoride efflux transporter FluC: protein MTLVLIALAGGVGAAARFVVDGVVRSRAALPWLGTTVVNVSGSFLIGLLAGFAVAHAVPATWHAVVATGFLGGYTTFSTAAVEGVVLLRAGERRRAAVYVLGVAVVSALVCSGGFALGSL from the coding sequence GTGACTCTCGTCCTCATCGCGCTGGCCGGTGGCGTCGGGGCCGCCGCGCGGTTCGTGGTCGACGGCGTCGTCCGCTCGCGCGCCGCTCTCCCCTGGCTCGGCACGACCGTCGTGAACGTCTCGGGCTCGTTCCTCATCGGGCTGCTGGCCGGGTTCGCCGTGGCGCACGCCGTCCCGGCAACCTGGCACGCCGTCGTCGCGACCGGCTTCCTCGGCGGGTACACCACGTTCAGCACGGCCGCCGTCGAGGGCGTCGTGCTGCTGCGAGCGGGCGAACGACGGCGCGCTGCGGTCTACGTGCTCGGCGTCGCCGTGGTGAGCGCGCTGGTGTGCTCGGGCGGGTTCGCCCTGGGCTCGCTGTAG
- a CDS encoding fluoride efflux transporter FluC, with protein sequence MTGPEQRSVHRDPALVGLVALGGGIGTALRAWLEDVVPRLTWSGAELPLTTFGINVVGAFALGVLLETLALRGADTGRRRRLRVFAGSGVLGGFTTYSAFMLEADTLVRGGHTWLGVAYVAASLVLGLLAAWGGIAAAGRGRS encoded by the coding sequence GTGACCGGCCCCGAGCAGCGCTCCGTGCACCGGGACCCGGCGCTCGTCGGGCTCGTGGCCCTCGGCGGCGGGATCGGGACGGCCCTGCGCGCCTGGCTCGAGGACGTCGTGCCCCGCCTCACGTGGTCCGGGGCGGAGCTCCCGCTCACCACGTTCGGCATCAACGTCGTCGGGGCGTTCGCGCTCGGTGTCCTGCTGGAGACGCTCGCGCTGCGAGGCGCCGACACCGGACGACGGCGCCGCCTGCGCGTGTTCGCCGGCAGCGGTGTGCTTGGCGGCTTCACCACCTACTCGGCGTTCATGCTCGAGGCCGACACGCTCGTCCGCGGCGGGCACACCTGGCTCGGCGTCGCCTACGTGGCGGCGAGCCTCGTGCTCGGGCTGCTCGCGGCGTGGGGCGGGATCGCGGCGGCCGGCCGGGGCCGCTCGTGA
- a CDS encoding type IV toxin-antitoxin system AbiEi family antitoxin domain-containing protein, which produces MRRLRPAPLLVRAAARRQLGLVTTAQCVAAGMSRKAVRTRADRRAWVRVTTGVYDVDPARTRELDPGGLRRRAAVLGLLAYGPDAVAVGTAALALHGLWGLPVRIRPQVALADGDSRRSRDGILVRRFAVPVVERTRDGHAVAPLDVALAQAVPELDRDHAVAVLDSAVNLGLLTAQDLEHVRSLVRGRRGAERVAGWWSLVDGRSESTYETFARLECRDAGLPPDDLQVRLRRPDGGEARGDLGWRIDEDHWLLAEIEGKSVHGAPGADRRDRRRQNGITLTGGATFLRYDPGDVRTGLVPAEVRLALDAHRRHAA; this is translated from the coding sequence ATGCGTCGCCTTCGACCTGCACCGCTGCTTGTGCGTGCCGCCGCCCGGCGGCAGCTCGGCCTGGTGACCACCGCGCAGTGCGTCGCGGCCGGCATGAGCAGGAAGGCGGTGCGCACGCGCGCGGATCGTCGCGCGTGGGTACGCGTCACGACTGGCGTCTACGACGTCGACCCCGCACGCACGCGCGAGCTCGACCCCGGAGGCCTGCGCCGCCGCGCCGCGGTCCTGGGTCTGCTGGCGTACGGCCCGGACGCCGTGGCGGTCGGTACCGCGGCACTCGCCCTGCACGGGCTCTGGGGTCTTCCCGTCCGTATTCGCCCACAGGTGGCGCTCGCCGACGGCGACAGCAGACGATCTCGGGACGGCATCCTCGTGCGGAGGTTCGCTGTCCCTGTCGTGGAGCGAACCCGCGACGGGCACGCCGTGGCACCGCTCGACGTCGCACTCGCACAGGCGGTCCCCGAGCTGGACCGAGACCACGCCGTCGCTGTCTTGGACTCGGCAGTGAACCTCGGGCTGCTCACGGCCCAGGACCTGGAGCACGTCCGTTCGCTCGTCCGCGGTCGGCGGGGAGCCGAGCGCGTCGCCGGATGGTGGAGCCTCGTGGACGGACGATCGGAATCGACCTATGAGACGTTCGCACGGCTCGAGTGCCGTGACGCCGGACTCCCACCTGACGATCTGCAGGTCCGGCTCCGCCGACCGGACGGCGGGGAGGCTCGGGGCGACCTGGGGTGGCGCATTGACGAGGACCATTGGCTGCTCGCCGAGATCGAGGGCAAGAGCGTGCACGGCGCCCCGGGAGCCGATCGACGTGACCGGCGCCGCCAGAACGGGATCACGCTGACTGGCGGTGCCACCTTCCTGCGCTACGACCCGGGTGACGTCCGCACCGGGCTCGTTCCCGCGGAGGTCCGGCTGGCCCTCGACGCACATCGACGGCACGCGGCGTGA
- a CDS encoding NAD-dependent protein deacetylase has translation MRTTTWQAEPITREPATEEDLDAVVELLAGRRLAVLTGAGISTDSGIPDYRGPDSPPRNPMTYQQFVGDPAFRRHYWARNHVGWHHMTATEPNAGHRALAALEQRGAVAGVVTQNVDLLHEAAGSRRVVDLHGHYNEVVCLQCGTTVTRTELDARLTALNPGWLERVEEVGDVEIAPDADAVIAATEDFVIAACEVCGGVLKPNIVYFGENVPRERVARAFEIVDDGDALLVAGSSLAVMSGLRFVRHAAREGKPVVVVNRGVTRGDALATVLLHAGTTETLVELDRRLPDVES, from the coding sequence GTGCGGACGACGACCTGGCAGGCCGAGCCGATCACGCGGGAGCCCGCCACCGAGGAGGACCTGGACGCCGTCGTCGAGCTTCTCGCGGGCCGCCGCCTCGCCGTCCTCACGGGCGCCGGGATCTCCACCGACTCCGGCATCCCGGACTACCGCGGCCCCGACTCGCCGCCGCGCAACCCGATGACGTACCAGCAGTTCGTCGGCGATCCCGCCTTCCGCCGGCACTACTGGGCGCGCAACCACGTCGGGTGGCACCACATGACGGCGACCGAGCCGAACGCGGGGCACCGCGCCCTCGCCGCGCTGGAGCAGCGCGGCGCCGTCGCCGGCGTGGTCACGCAGAACGTCGACCTGCTGCACGAGGCGGCCGGTTCGCGGCGCGTCGTCGACCTGCACGGTCACTACAACGAGGTCGTCTGCCTGCAGTGCGGGACCACCGTCACCCGGACGGAGCTCGACGCCCGGCTCACGGCGCTCAACCCGGGTTGGCTGGAGCGTGTGGAGGAGGTCGGCGACGTCGAGATCGCGCCCGACGCCGACGCCGTCATCGCCGCGACCGAGGACTTCGTGATCGCCGCGTGCGAGGTGTGCGGCGGCGTGCTCAAGCCGAACATCGTGTACTTCGGGGAGAACGTGCCCCGCGAACGGGTGGCGCGGGCGTTCGAGATCGTGGACGACGGCGACGCGCTCCTCGTGGCCGGATCGTCGCTCGCGGTGATGTCCGGGTTGCGCTTCGTGCGGCACGCCGCGCGCGAGGGGAAGCCCGTGGTCGTCGTCAACCGCGGCGTCACGCGGGGCGACGCGCTGGCCACCGTCCTCCTGCACGCCGGGACCACCGAGACCCTGGTCGAGCTCGACCGGCGGCTCCCGGACGTCGAATCCTGA